In a genomic window of Drosophila takahashii strain IR98-3 E-12201 chromosome 3L, DtakHiC1v2, whole genome shotgun sequence:
- the Gug gene encoding arginine-glutamic acid dipeptide repeats protein isoform X20: protein MAASTQGEIRVGPGHQVNDVYAKLPDYNPISSFPIDKETDERELEESRWSPGVVADGDLLMFLRAARSMAAFQGMCDGGLEDGCLAASRDDTTINALDVLHDSGYDPGKALQALVKCPVSKGIDKKWTEDETKKFIKGLRQFGKNFFRIHKDLLPHKDTPELVEFYYLWKKTPGANNNRPHRRRRQSALRRNRVTRANNSNSNTPPKKEDTPEPQTATTAATATATASAASETASRSSPAVSKEENSSLTEDDASECDSDSSLTHKRDESPSRMRTRNKQQNSNSSNQNSSNTTSSSSSSGGGSNNAASGNATSIGSGSSGGGAAGGNSSSSKDQSANANAVANGKRPKRGSETPDVAGGGASVDSPKTPTKAVAESSANKRKGGKQDTPNKKKRTEQEERSSEPASAQEEPNAVKEKSRKRPDSPVESMNSDSRPDSVLDDGESNTTDTTTAEQQSTKDSKETTVSCKEERDMITNSDLEAKAEEAKAFKAEALAAEDSKDSAIKNMDEETNIQAPSSLDASSVEGPPVVNPVAPPITMKVPTIATVEALNASVDRKEAIEKMESCDSDPEMLKKLATIKQEVSPQQQHQQQQQSQQQQLQQQLAPMGIQPPPISAPSESIYIKKEPMEDSMDATCNQNSNEPQDLKVKIEIKNEDALKHSAGGGLPPTGPGAPHPLSGAPVESNQEPLHLQHLPPQPPPGYLIDGQLKYGPPGQGVPPQPPQLHSDAAGGAPPGAAPTTPQKYPPELEMKFAPQDLKYPPPPPLDALKYSQEMQAAAAAAAAAGKYDMKYMMEQQGKYPVELSAAHQPPSKPGYQDSLKIPDVKAGFGHLPHNVGSPLDVAHKYGPPPTSQESQQQQQSQQQQQSQPPGATPPPGIAMPKPHYQHDVQTPPLGRPFEPTGLMLKYGDPLAAKYGPPQDLKYPMPPVSQAGGPADVKPYGGENLIKSSPYGPPPESPIDASARSTPGQDSQGSNSNSQPPSMPPQPQQFQSPHPSPHMPSPAGGGLPPGMHPQNLIHGPPTGAPQPPPPPTSLHQPTPTAPGPPSLQHGLHPGHPGHPQLSVASSMPPSSIGIPPTLSTMAPSHMHPHLHPHAHLQGLHRPHDLPPSMHPHAPMPLSLQGHPPHGHGGLPQSHAPQQQQQQQPTGTVRTPSPAQQQQQPPRSLHDPQSSREPPSSQPSTTMAAGSSGGGPPPQQSPHAHRTSPLPGLSGSGPPPPGLIGHPMAIHPHLAHLPPGHPAHAALAHPGHHLLSHSIAGLGPGGGPIALLAGPGGLGGIPESALSRRTPPSHLPHASHASAAPLTPHSVASMTSSSMSLTTSTVPSSAFSRASPSVQISSGGGGGGPSSSGPGSVGLANSSAAAAAAAAAAAHRAASPASSVSSLSRQSPLHPVPQSPLSHHPSSSALSAAAAAVAERDRHALMRQQSPHMTPPPVSQASLMASPLSKMYAPQPGQRGLGTSPPPHLRPGASPPVIRHPQMPLPLPLIAPGGGIPQIGVHPGQSPYPHPLLHPSVFYSPHHHPFNSPYGYAPYGPGFPAYMKPPPQPGQLDPAAVMAAHHAGLQGPPPQQMRQDEQNAAAAAAAAAAAEKQHQAAAAAAAQQHKAPQQQPPGGMPPNKPPTPKTPQGPGGGMPPGMGGPGTPTGLPPGAYPGSHMPGYPQGPPHGSPFAPQDGQPHGLKPTSHMDALRAHAHSANSAGMGGGHHPTEPLPIDIEPDPEPEIPSPTHNIPRGPSPEAKPDDTECHRSQSAIFVRHIDRGDYNSCTRTDLIFKPVADSKLARKREERDRKLAEKERERRQQQQQQQQQQQQQQAAAAQQAAQQAKMKAELKPPYADTPALRQLSEYARPHVAFSPVEQMVPYHHPMGPMYRERELEEIKNAQAAAASQSRLDPHWMEYYRRGIHPSQFPLYANPAISQMERERLGIPPPHHVGLDPGEHMVRMPQPPEAGFQLPPNVGQYPRPNMLIPREPHSDVLLRMSYADQLQAAEFQRQSLHDQYFRQRPR from the exons ATGGCGGCCTCCACTCAAGGAGAAATTCGAGTGGGTCCCGGCCACCAGGTAAACGATGTCTAT GCAAAACTGCCCGATTATAATCCAATCTCAAGCTTCCCCATCGACAAGGAAACCGATGAACGTGAACTAGAGGAATCAAGATGGAGTCCAGGCGTTGTGGCCGATGGCGACTTGTTAATGTTCTTGCGTGCGGCTCGCTCGATGGCTGCATTTCAAGGAATGTGTGATGGCGGTTTAGAAGACGGTTGTTTGGCTGCCAGTCGCGACGACACCACAATAAACGCACTCGACGTG CTCCACGATTCTGGCTACGATCCAGGCAAAGCTCTACAAGCGCTCGTAAAGTGCCCCGTTTCCAAGGGCATCGACAAGAAGTGGACGGAGGACGAAACAAAGAAATTCATCAAGGGTCTGCGACAGTTCGGGAAGAACTTCTTCCGCATCCACAAGGACCTGCTGCCGCACAAGGACACGCCGGAGCTGGTCGAGTTCTACTATCTGTGGAAGAAGACGCCCGGCGCGAACAACAACAGGCCGCACAGGCGGCGTAGACAGAGCGCCCTGCGCCGCAATCGTGTCACGCGggccaacaacagcaacagcaacacaccTCCCAAGAAGGAGGACACTCCGGAACCACAAACTGCGACGACGGCGGCGACGGCGACGGCGACGGCAAGCGCGGCGTCCGAGACGGCGAGTCGCTCCTCGCCCGCTGTCTCCAAGGAGGAGAACAGCTCGCTCACCGAGGACGACGCCAGCGAGTGCGACAGTGATTCGAGTCTGACCCACAAAAGGGATGAATCACCCTCAAGGATGAGGACGCGAAATAAGCAAcagaacagcaacagcagcaaccagaacagcagcaacaccaccagcagcagcagcagcagcggcggcggcagcaacaacgccGCTTCCGGCAACGCCACTTCCATAGGCAGCGGTTCGAGCGGCGGCGGTGCCGCTGGCGGCAACAGCTCCTCGTCCAAGGACCAGTCAGCCAACGCCAACGCCGTGGCTAATGGCAAGAGGCCCAAGCGAGGCTCCGAAACACCGGATGTGGCCGGCGGCGGAGCCTCGGTCGATAGTCCCAAGACGCCGACGAAAGCGGTGGCCGAGAGTTCGGCCAACAAGCGCAAGGGCGGCAAGCAGGATACGCCCAACAAGAAGAAGCGAACGGAACAGGAGGAACGCAGCAGCGAGCCAGCGAGTGCCCAGGAGGAGCCGAATGCCGTCAAGGAGAAGTCGCGCAAGCGACCGGACAGCCCGGTGGAGAGCATGAACTCGGACAGCCGGCCGGACTCGGTGCTCGACGATGGCGAGTCGAATACGACGGACACCACCACCGCCGAGCAGCAGTCCACCAAGGACAGCAAGGAGACGACGGTCAGCTGCAAGGAGGAGCGCGATATGATCACCAACAGTGATCTGGAGGCCAAGGCGGAGGAAGCGAAGGCCTTCAAGGCGGAGGCTTTGGCGGCGGAGGACAGCAAGGATAGCGCCATTAAGAACATGGACGAGGAGACGAATATCCAGGCGCCGAGCAGTCTGGATGCGAGTTCGGTGGAGGGACCCCCTGTGGTCAATCCCGTGGCGCCGCCCATTACCATGAAGGTGCCCACAATTGCCACTGTGGAGGCGCTGAATGCTTCGGTGGATCGCAAGGAGGCCATCGAGAAAATGGAGTCCTGCGACAGCGATCCAGAGATGCTCAAGAAGCTGGCCACCATCAAGCAGGAGGTTtctccgcagcagcagcaccagcagcagcagcaatcccaacagcagcagttgcaacaGCAACTTGCTCCCATGGGCATTCAGCCACCTCCAATTAGCGCCCCCTCAGAATCGATCTACATCAAGAAGGAGCCCATGGAGGACTCCATGGACGCCACCTGCAATCAGAACAGCAACGAGCCGCAGGATCTCAAGGTGAAGATCGAGATTAAGAATGAGGATGCACTGAAGCACAGTGCGGGAGGAGGTCTGCCGCCCACGGGACCAGGTGCACCACATCCGCTCTCCGGAGCTCCCGTAGAAAGTAATCAGGAGCCGCTGCACCTGCAACATCTGCCTCCGCAACCGCCTCCTGGCTACCTGATCGATGGCCAGCTGAAGTACGGACCACCGGGACAGGGAGTGCCGCCGCAGCCACCGCAGCTGCATAGCGATGCGGCTGGAGGAGCACCGCCCGGAGCAGCGCCTACAACGCCGCAGAAATACCCCCCCGAGCTGGAGATGAAGTTTGCTCCCCAGGATCTCAAGTAtccaccaccgccaccgctGGATGCACTCAAGTACAGCCAGGAGAtgcaggcggcggcggctgcagCGGCTGCTGCCGGCAAGTACGACATGAAGTACATGATGGAGCAGCAGGGCAAGTATCCCGTGGAGTTGTCCGCTGCCCATCAGCCGCCTAGCAAGCCGGGCTACCAGGATTCGCTAAAGATTCCCGATGTAAAGGCCGGCTTTGGTCACCTGCCGCACAACGTGGGCTCTCCGCTGGACGTGGCCCACAAATACGGACCGCCACCCACATCCCAAGagtcccagcagcagcagcaatcgcagcagcagcagcagtcgcagCCGCCGGGAGCCACACCTCCGCCTGGCATCGCCATGCCCAAGCCGCACTACCAGCACGACGTGCAGACGCCTCCCTTGGGACGACCCTTCGAGCCCACTGGCTTGATGCTCAAGTACGGCGATCCATTGGCGGCTAAGTACGGTCCGCCGCAGGATCTCAAGTACCCCATGCCACCGGTTTCGCAGGCAGGAGGACCTGCGGACGTGAAGCCCTATGGCGGCGAGAATCTGATCAAATCCTCGCCTTACGGGCCTCCGCCCGAGAGTCCAATCGACGCCTCTGCGCGCTCTACTCCTGGCCAAGATAGCCAGGGCAGCAATAGTAATTCGCAGCCGCCGTCGATGCCACCGCAACCGCAGCAGTTCCAGTCGCCGCATCCCTCGCCGCACATGCCTTCGCCAGCGGGAGGTGGCCTGCCGCCGGGAATGCATCCGCAAAATCTCATCCACGGCCCGCCAACAGGCGCCCCTcagccgccgccaccgcccaCGTCGTTGCATCAGCCCACGCCGACGGCTCCAGGTCCTCCAAGTCTACAGCATGGCCTGCATCCCGGACATCCGGGACACCCGCAACTGTCGGTGGCTTCATCGATGCCCCCGAGCTCCATTGGCATACCTCCCACGCTCTCGACGATGGCGCCCTCGCACATGCATCCTCACCTTCATCCGCACGCCCATCTGCAGGGTCTCCATCGGCCGCACGATCTGCCACCCAGTATGCATCCGCATGCTCCGATGCCGCTGTCGCTCCAGGGACATCCGCCACATGGTCACGGTGGACTGCCGCAGTCGCATgctccccagcagcagcagcagcaacagccaaCTGGCACGGTGCGTACGCCATCAcctgcccagcagcagcagcagccgccgagGTCTCTGCACGATCCGCAATCCTCGCGGGAGCCGCCCAGCTCGCAGCCCTCGACCACGATGGCAGCGGGATCGAGTGGCGGCGGCCCACCGCCGCAACAGTCGCCGCATGCGCATCGCACATCGCCGTTGCCCGGGCTCTCGGGTAGTGGTCCTCCGCCGCCGGGACTCATTGGGCATCCGATGGCCATACACCCGCACCTGGCCCACCTGCCACCGGGTCATCCGGCCCACGCAGCGCTCGCCCATCCGGGACACCATCTGCTCTCGCATTCGATAGCAGGCCTGGGACCGGGCGGTGGACCCATCGCCTTGCTAGCCGGACCCGGTGGCCTGGGAGGTATTCCCGAGTCCGCTCTCAGTCGCCGCACCCCGCCCTCTCACCTGCCACACGCCTCGCACGCCTCCGCGGCCCCGCTGACGCCGCATTCGGTGGCCAGCATGACCTCCAGCAGCATGTCGCTGACCACCAGCACGGTGCCATCGTCTGCCTTCAGTCGCGCCAGTCCCAGCGTACAGATCTCGagcggtggaggaggaggaggaccaaGCTCCTCAGGACCCGGCAGCGTTGGACTGGCCAACTCctcggcagcggcggcggcggctgcagCGGCAGCTGCCCATCGAGCGGCCTCGCCGGCGTCCAGCGTTAGCAGCCTGAGTCGCCAGAGCCCGCTGCATCCGGTGCCACAGTCGCCGCTCAGCCATCATCCCTCGTCCTCTGCGCTCTCCGCCGCGGCAGCCGCTGTGGCGGAAAGGGATCGGCATGCGCTGATGCGTCAGCAGTCGCCGCACATGACGCCACCGCCGGTGTCGCAGGCCTCGCTGATGGCCAGTCCGCTGAGCAAGATGTACGCTCCTCAACCGGGTCAGCGGGGTTTGGGAACATCTCCGCCGCCGCATTTGCGGCCAGGAGCCTCGCCGCCGGTCATCCGCCATCCTCAGATGCCGCTGCCGTTGCCGCTGATTGCACCTGGCGGGGGAATTCCGCAGATTGGAGTGCATCCCGGGCAGTCGCCGTATCCGCACCCGCTGCTGCATCCCTCGGTCTTCTACTCGCCGCATCACCATCCCTTCAATTCGCCATATGGATATGCGCCCTATGGTCCTGGTTTTCCGGCCTACATGAAGCCGCCGCCACAGCCGGGACAACTTGACCCCGCTGCCGTGATGGCCGCTCACCATGCCGGATTGCAAGGTCCGCCGCCGCAGCAGATGCGTCAGGATGAGCAGAATGCAGCGgcggccgcagcagcagctgcagctgctgagAAGCAACACCAGGCGGCTGCAGCAGCGGCCGCCCAGCAGCACAAGGCGCCGCAGCAACAGCCGCCCGGCGGAATGCCACCGAACAAGCCGCCGACGCCAAAGACGCCGCAGGGTCCGGGCGGTGGGATGCCTCCCGGAATGGGTGGACCGGGAACACCGACGGGACTGCCGCCTGGTGCCTACCCCGGCAGCCATATGCCGGGATATCCACAGGGACCGCCGCATGGATCGCCCTTCGCGCCGCAAGATGGTCAGCCTCACGGTCTGAAGCCCACGTCGCACATGGACGCCCTGCGAGCGCACGCACACTCGGCCAATTCGGCGGGAATGGGCGGCGGACATCATCCCACGGAGCCAT tgcCCATTGATATTGAGCCGGATCCGGAGCCAGAGATTCCCAGTCCCACGCACAACATACCACGTGGTCCCAGTCCCGAAGCGAAACCGGACGACACCGAGTGCCATCGCTCTCAGTCTGCCAT ATTTGTGCGCCACATCGATCGTGGGGATTACAACTCATGCACGAGAACGGATTTGATCTTCAAGCCGGTGGCCGACTCAAAGTTGGCTCGCAAGCGCGAAGAGCGCGACCGCAAGCTGGCCGAAAAGGAGCGAGAGCGGCGTCAG cagcagcaacaacagcaacagcagcagcaacaacagcaggcaGCAGCCGCTCAACAGGCGGCGCAGCAGGCCAAGATGAAGGCGGAGCTGAAGCCGCCGTATGCGGATACGCCAGCACTGCGCCAACTGTCGGAGTACGCTCGTCCCCACGTCGCCTTCAG TCCTGTTGAGCAGATGGTGCCATATCATCATCCAATGGGCCCCATGTACAGAGAGAG GGAACTGGAAGAGATCAAGAACGCACAAGCTGCTGCGGCGAGTCAATCCCGACTAGATCCGCACTGGATGGAGTACTATCGACG CGGCATCCACCCCTCGCAGTTCCCCCTGTATGCGAATCCCGCGATATCGCAGATGGAGAGGGAGCGTCTGGGAATTCCACCTCCGCACCATGTGGGGTTGGACCCGGGCGAGCACATGGTGCGTATG CCGCAACCACCGGAGGCCGGTTTCCAACTGCC